The Betaproteobacteria bacterium genome contains the following window.
CGCCGGTGTGATCTTCACGCAACCGGTGCCAAACTCCTTGTCCACGTAGCTGTCGGCGATCACCGGAATACGCCTGCTGCATAGAGGCAGCTCCAATTCCTTGCCAACGAGATCAGTGTAGCGCGCATCCTCCGGATTGACCGCCACCGCGGTATCGCCCAGCATGGTTTCCGGCCGCGTGGTGGCCACCACGACGAACCCCTTGCCGTCAGCCCTCGGATAGCGGATGTGCCAGATCTTGCCATCCTCTTCTTCGCTTTCCACCTCGAGATCGGAGACCGCGGTGCCAAGTTTTGGATCCCAGTTGACGAGCCGTTTGCCACGGTAGATGAGACCTTGTTCGTACAAGCGCACGAAGGTCTCGGTCACCACGGGCGAGAGCTTGGCGTCCATGGTGAAGTACTCCCGCCGCCAGTCGCAGGAGTCTCCCAACCGCCGCATCTGGCCGGTGATGGTGGAACCCGACTCCTCCTTCCACTCCCACACTTTCTCGTTGAACTTCGCGCGCCCTAGCGCGTGGCGAGAGCTGCCTTTGGCCTCCAGTTGCCGCTCCACCACGATTTGCGTTGCGATGCCCGCGTGATCGGTGCCCGGCAGCCACAAGGTATTGTGTCCGCGCATGCGGTGGTAGCGCGCGAGCGCGTCCATGATGGTTTGGTTGAAGGCATGGCCCATGTGCAACGTACCCGTCACGTTGGGCGGGGGTAATTGCACGCAGAAAGAGGGCTTGGAGGAGTCGTACGTCGCGTTGAAGATGCCGCGCGATTCCCAAATAGGATACCAACGCCGCTCGATCTCCGAGGGCTCGAAGCTCTTGGAAAGTTCCATGAAGGGGACCAAACGAAAAGAGCGGCGAGTATAGCCCAGGGGTTAATCCCGCTACGTTTGTACGCTCTTGGCGAGATCGTGCGTGCGAATTTCATAACCACGATCGCGATAGAAGCGAAAGCGCGCGCGCGCCGCCAGCTTGTCGTCTTCATCGAGGCCCACGATTTCGATGAGGCGCTCGAAGCGGCTAAAGACGTGGGAGCAGTCGGCGCTGAAATTTACCAGCACTTGCTCATGCACCACCGGCTCGGCAACGTGATCGACGATGATGGGCGTGACGCTCGCGCGCTTGCTGGCCGCCCTGCAATGGGGCAAGAAACCGGTGGCTGGTTGCGTCCATAGATAACGGTCCACTTTCTCCGTGCTTTCTTGGCCGTCTGTCAGCACAAAGAGCCGCGCGCCTTGGCGCAAAGCTTTGTTGCTTAGCGTGGCAAGCGTGGAGAGACGGCTGTCCGCGTTAATGTAGAAATCGATCCGCGTCATCTCGCGGCACTACGCGCTTTTTCGCATCAGATAGTTCGTGAGCAGCGGCACCGGCCTACCGGTGGATCCCTTGTCCTTGCCCGAGCGCCATGCCGTACCGGCGATGTCTAGATGAGCCCACTTGAACTTCTTGGCGAAGCGCGACAGGAAGCAGGCCGCGGTAACGCTCCCCGCCGGGCGCCCGCCCACATTCGCCACGTCGGCGAAGGGGCTCTTGATCTGCTCATGGTAATCGTCCCAAAGCGGCATGCGCCAAGCCCGGT
Protein-coding sequences here:
- a CDS encoding DNA polymerase III subunit chi, translating into MTRIDFYINADSRLSTLATLSNKALRQGARLFVLTDGQESTEKVDRYLWTQPATGFLPHCRAASKRASVTPIIVDHVAEPVVHEQVLVNFSADCSHVFSRFERLIEIVGLDEDDKLAARARFRFYRDRGYEIRTHDLAKSVQT